From the genome of Thermoflexus hugenholtzii, one region includes:
- a CDS encoding RDD family protein, with protein sequence MASPFRRLMAQLIEYLIGLAAYGVLFPMGLLGARIGQDSPEAQAVIGGLGLLLLCGVFLILVGLQLYLWSQGMSIGKWILGMQVVREDGRPAGFGTMLVRELIGKTLSSIVFDLGFIWVFLDREHQGWHDKPVRTWVVLKRS encoded by the coding sequence CTGGCCTCTCCCTTCCGTCGCCTTATGGCTCAGCTGATTGAATATCTCATCGGCCTCGCCGCATATGGTGTGCTGTTCCCCATGGGTTTGCTGGGCGCTCGGATCGGCCAGGATTCCCCGGAGGCACAGGCGGTCATTGGCGGATTGGGCCTCCTGCTTCTGTGCGGAGTCTTCCTGATCCTCGTAGGGCTCCAACTCTATCTGTGGAGCCAGGGGATGTCGATCGGGAAATGGATCCTGGGCATGCAGGTGGTGCGCGAGGATGGGCGCCCAGCTGGTTTCGGAACGATGCTGGTTCGCGAGCTGATCGGGAAAACCCTATCCTCCATCGTGTTCGATCTGGGGTTCATTTGGGTTTTCCTGGATCGGGAGCATCAAGGCTGGCATGACAAACCGGTGCGGACCTGGGTGGTACTGAAGCGCTCCTGA
- a CDS encoding pilus assembly protein TadG-related protein has translation MVRAWWREERGASTLLLIILGFLLVLGAAVLFNFALLGYVRHRAVTGADAAALAGAEEIARYLSTTWELCAPAGTPPAEIVREYDIARPQAAVWSQMGFAQASAYAAANGSRLTHYRVRWGAETWNVQGYPLRQILVDASVRRPYELAGPVVGGQRGEMGAEATAEVYLSRYEFQSWDCSPNPDTPMVYYWFRFTWRIRLVR, from the coding sequence ATGGTGAGGGCGTGGTGGCGGGAGGAACGAGGAGCCTCGACGCTCCTGTTGATCATCCTGGGCTTCCTGCTGGTGCTCGGGGCCGCCGTCCTCTTCAACTTTGCTTTGCTCGGCTACGTCCGCCACCGCGCGGTCACCGGGGCGGACGCGGCGGCCCTGGCCGGGGCGGAGGAGATCGCCCGGTATCTGAGCACCACATGGGAACTGTGCGCCCCTGCCGGGACGCCACCCGCGGAGATCGTGAGGGAATACGACATAGCCCGCCCCCAGGCGGCGGTGTGGTCCCAGATGGGATTCGCCCAGGCTTCCGCATATGCGGCCGCCAACGGAAGCCGCCTCACCCACTACCGGGTGCGCTGGGGAGCCGAAACCTGGAACGTGCAGGGATATCCGCTGCGGCAGATCCTCGTGGACGCCTCCGTCCGGCGCCCCTACGAGCTGGCCGGGCCGGTGGTGGGCGGACAGCGCGGGGAGATGGGGGCCGAGGCCACCGCGGAGGTCTACCTGAGCCGCTATGAGTTCCAATCGTGGGATTGCAGCCCCAACCCCGACACCCCCATGGTGTATTACTGGTTCCGCTTCACCTGGCGGATCCGCCTGGTGCGTTGA